In a genomic window of Glycine max cultivar Williams 82 chromosome 13, Glycine_max_v4.0, whole genome shotgun sequence:
- the LOC102665368 gene encoding uncharacterized protein — protein sequence MVPSKKEKDRHLARFLDIFRKLEISMPFGKALQQMSLYSKFLKDMLTMKHRRLGELEIMPTRMTLQLVDRSITRPYGVIEDVLVRVKYCIFLADFVVMDISEDIDISVILGRLFMLTASCIVDMGKRKLELGFEDQKIEFDLLVEDKPAP from the exons atggttccttccaagaaagaaaaagatcgtcATTTGGCAagatttttggatattttcaggaaactggaaatatcCATGCCCTTTGGCAAAGCTCTGCAGCAGATGtcactctactctaaatttttgaaagatatgttgacaATGAAGCACAG aagattgggagagttggagattatGCCCACTCGAATGACTCTACAATTAgttgaccgctccattaccaggccctatggagtgattgaagacGTGTTGGTCAGGGTAAAGTATTGTATCTTCCTAGCAGACTTTGTGGTCATGGATATTTCTGAAGATATTGACATCTCGGTAATCTTGGGAAGGCTGTTCATGTTGACTGCAAGCTGTATAGTTGACATGGGGAAGAGAAAGCTGGAGTTAGGTTTTGAAGACCAGAAAATTGAATTCGACTTGCTTGtggaagacaagcctgctccatAA